The following is a genomic window from Desulforhopalus sp..
TGTGATACGCGTAGCGGTAAGGCGGGCTGCCATTATTTCAAGTTGCGCTCGGACTAGAAAGGTTTCCTCGATCTCACGCCGTGTCGGTGTAATGACAAAGGCTCCCCGGTTGGGAATACTGTTGACCAAACCTTCGGCCTCGAGGCGCTTGATGGCACTTCTTACTGGAGTTCTGCTTACTCCGAGCTGTTGGGCAAGGGATATCTCCACCAGCTGGCTACCCTGTTTTATATATCGCTTACGAATAGCCGTTTTCAGCTTGCGATAAACGGCATCTTCCGAATTGGTTTTTTTGGATTGGGCCATATTAATCAACTGTTTAAGTGGGTTGAAGATTTTCCAGGACAAAAACCGATCAGTTGGATACATCCACTATACACAAAAAATGTTGACATACCAGCTGTAAATGACGTACTAATATTGTGTCCAATAATTGTATACAATAACTCTCAATAAGAATTTTGTGCCCAAACAGGGCGATTTGCCATTCAAAAACCTTTCTGGCATAATTGGATACACTATAGGGTTGCCGGTCAAATCCTGACCCGTATTGACAGTGGAACGCCATTCCATCTGTCGTCGTCGGTTGGATTGAGAAAGCTATCATCTTAGTGCCTCAACTGCCAGTGCTTGTTTCCATGAATGGTTAACTTCACAATCCACTTAGTAAAAGGTAGCACCATGATTAACACCATAATTGCCGGTCTTCTCCCTTATCTGCCAAAGAAGTTTGTGTGGATGTTTTCCAAGGAGTACATAGCCGGGGAAACCCTCGTTGAGGCAATTGAAAATGCCAAAAAGCTGAATTCTCAGGGCATAATGACCACCATTGATGTTCTGGGGGAATTTATTACCACGTTGGATGAGGCAGAAGCCAATAAAAGGGAGTATCTGGAGGTCATTGAAGAAGCTGAAAAGGCGGGCGTGAATGGCAATTATTCTCTGAAACCTACCTTTTTTGGCTTACTGCTCGATAAGAACGTCGCCTATGGTCATATCCGTGAGGTCGTAGCCAAGGCTGCGTCATTTGGCAACTTTGTCCGCATTGATATGGAGGATTCGCCATGTACCGACATGGAGATCGAACTCTATAAAAAACTCAAGGCGGAGTTTCCAGCGAACGTCGGCTTAGTCGTTCAAGCATATTTAAAAAGAACGCTTAACGATATCAAAAATCTAAATGACATTCACTCGATAGAATCTCCTGTCAACCTCAGGGTCTGCAAGGGCATTTATGTTGAACCCGAGACACTCGTCTATAAAGGATATGCTGAGATTAATCAGGCGTTTATAAATGACCTTGAGTATATGTTTCAACAAAAAATGTATCCGGCCATCGCTACCCATGATGTACAGATAATCAATGCGGCGTATGCCCTCATTGAGAAATATCAAGTTCCCCGAGACGCGTACGAGTTTCAAATGCTTTATGGCGTAACGCCTTCTCTGCGTCAATCGATTGTCGACAAAGGTCACCGCATGCGCGTTTATGTCCCCTTCGGTAAACAGTGGTTCGGCTATAGCACCAGAAGATTGAAAGAAAACCCGAAGATGGCGGGGGTAATTCTCAAGGCCCTTTTTGTGAAGGGATAAATTGCCTGGGCTTTGTGTAGTACCCGTCGA
Proteins encoded in this region:
- a CDS encoding proline dehydrogenase family protein is translated as MINTIIAGLLPYLPKKFVWMFSKEYIAGETLVEAIENAKKLNSQGIMTTIDVLGEFITTLDEAEANKREYLEVIEEAEKAGVNGNYSLKPTFFGLLLDKNVAYGHIREVVAKAASFGNFVRIDMEDSPCTDMEIELYKKLKAEFPANVGLVVQAYLKRTLNDIKNLNDIHSIESPVNLRVCKGIYVEPETLVYKGYAEINQAFINDLEYMFQQKMYPAIATHDVQIINAAYALIEKYQVPRDAYEFQMLYGVTPSLRQSIVDKGHRMRVYVPFGKQWFGYSTRRLKENPKMAGVILKALFVKG